One segment of Rhodopirellula baltica SH 1 DNA contains the following:
- a CDS encoding carbon storage regulator has product MLVLSRKEGEKLVIGDNIVITVNRIAGNRVAIGIEAPREVSIVRGELDQRDSVDRVSKDLAGAPNSAMLEHDIAVAGQAER; this is encoded by the coding sequence ATGTTGGTACTCAGTCGAAAAGAAGGCGAAAAGTTGGTCATCGGTGACAACATCGTGATCACGGTCAACCGAATCGCTGGCAATCGTGTCGCAATCGGCATCGAAGCTCCTCGTGAAGTTTCGATCGTGCGTGGCGAATTGGATCAACGTGACAGCGTTGATCGCGTCAGCAAAGACCTAGCGGGTGCTCCAAACTCGGCCATGCTTGAGCACGACATCGCCGTCGCTGGCCAAGCCGAACGTTGA